In Aegilops tauschii subsp. strangulata cultivar AL8/78 chromosome 3, Aet v6.0, whole genome shotgun sequence, one genomic interval encodes:
- the LOC109751509 gene encoding heat stress transcription factor A-4b, giving the protein MEGSGGSASLPPFLTKTYEMVDEPATDAVVAWTPSGTSFVVLSQADFCRDLLPKYFKHNNFSSFVRQLNTYGFRKVDPEQWEFANEEFLRDQRHRLKNIHRRKPIFSHSSHTQGAGPLADSERRDYEEEIERLKCDNASLNLQLERKKTDMESKMKALEDKLFAIEDQQKNLISYVREIVNAPGFLSSFVEQSDHHGKKRRLPKPISFHDDACTQGNQIMHCDLVNSPAHELFRSSFDKMESSLNSLENFFKEASEAFGNDVSSDGDVPGHSSAVVLTELHSTGESDPHAQSPPSMMHTCSAGVGDSHSSRDIAESASCPESPLLPQAHSRADSRAKVSEIDVNLEPAVTENGPSRDQQPTQDLPADANDGFWQQFLTEQPGLTHAHQEAQSERRDREANQTTAGDRGSFWLDKSSIEQMTKKLGHLTSAEKT; this is encoded by the exons atGGAGGGGAGTGGCGGGTCCGCGTCGCTGCCGCCGTTCCTCACCAAGACGTACGAGATGGTGGACGAGCCGGCCACGGACGCGGTGGTGGCGTGGACGCCGTCCGGCACCAGCTTCGTCGTCCTCAGCCAGGCCGACTTCTGCCGGGATCTTCTCCCCAAGTACTTCAAGCACAACAACTTCTCCAGCTTCGTGCGCCAGCTCAACACCTAC GGCTTTAGGAAGGTAGATCCAGAACAATGGGAATTTGCAAATGAAGAATTCCTACGAGATCAGCGGCATCGGTTGAAAAATATCCATAGACGCAAGCCAATATTCAGCCATTCATCACACACTCAGGGTGCCGGACCATTAGCTGATAGTGAAAGGAGGGACTATGAGGAGGAAATTGAGAGGCTCAAGTGTGATAATGCATCACTAAATTTACAGCTTGAGAGGAAGAAAACTGATATGGAGAGTAAAATGAAGGCTTTGGAAGACAAACTATTTGCtattgaggatcagcagaaaaaTCTTATATCTTATGTCAGAGAAATTGTGAATGCACCTGGATTTCTTTCTAGCTTCGTAGAACAATCTGATCATCACGGAAAGAAGAGGAGACTGCCTAAACCAATTTCATTCCATGATGATGCTTGTACTCAGGGGAACCAGATTATGCATTGTGACTTGGTCAACTCACCAGCTCATGAACTTTTTAGGTCATCATTTGACAAAATGGAATCATCCTTAAATTCCTTggagaatttcttcaaagaagCGAGTGAGGCATTTGGTAATGATGTTTCATCTGATGGTGATGTCCCAGGTCATTCTTCAGCTGTTGTTCTTACAGAGCTCCATTCAACTGGGGAGAGTGACCCCCACGCGCAATCACCTCCGTCCATGATGCATACTTGTTCAGCTGGTGTAGGAGATTCACACTCTTCTCGTGATATAGCAGAGTCCGCCAGCTGTCCAGAGAGTCCTCTGCTTCCCCAAGCTCATTCTCGTGCAGATTCACGAGCTAAGGTCTCCGAGATAGATGTCAATTTAGAACCTGCTGTTACAGAAAATGGTCCATCGAGAGATCAACAACCCACCCAAGACCTTCCTGCTGACGCAAATGATGGATTTTGGCAGCAGTTTCTTACCGAGCAGCCTGGGTTGACCCATGCACACCAGGAGGCCCAATCAGAACGGCGAGACAGAGAAGCAAATCAAACAACAGCAGGAGACCGCGGAAGTTTTTGGTTGGACAAGAGCAGCATCGAACAGATGACAAAAAAACTGGGGCATCTCACCTCAGCTGAGAAAACCTGA